Part of the Chanos chanos chromosome 5, fChaCha1.1, whole genome shotgun sequence genome, GGGCCGTCTTGCTGTTGGCCGTAGTTTGACTTTCCATTCCTTAAGAAAAGATTCTGGCGAATCTGCTCTCAACTCGATAAAGCGCGATAAAACACGATATAAAAACAGTTAAACACGATGATTAAAAGAAACTCGATGATTAAAAAACACGATTAAAATACGTGAATACCAATGCTGTAATAATACAACAACATTAGATTAACGTTTCACCTATCCAGgcatacacaaaaaaattaaaacttcaTGTCTCATGAATATTCACAGAAATGGGGTTCTTTATGCTGTTGGATAATACCCTCTTGAATTTCGCATTGCTCCATATGAATGTATTGCACATTTTGagtgcccagagagagagagagagagagaattctgtaAGACTGTTGAGTTTATGAGTGGGTCAAACAGTGTAAGGTTATCACCTCTCAAGTCTCACAAATGGGGGACATGACTATGACTTCTGTATTTCACGTTTCTGtacatgaaacattttaagcaaTATCAATTTCAAGGAAGCTCTTAGATTTAGTCCATGCACACATTAGTCAGCCAGTAACGCAAATGGAAACCAAGAGGCAGCACTGGTATCTCTTGTCGAGTTGTAGGCTCATAATAAGAGAAAGATCCATATCTAATGTCATCCGGTTGCTTAATGTTTTGGGTGGATTCACTTCATAcagcacttttcaaaatgaGAATAAAGTGGTCCATTAATTATTGGTTCTTCATTATATTACCCAAGCCATACAGTTGTAAACCCTACATATATTCTGCCCTCTTAAACTGgctcacacaaacatgcactgtGTACAGAGCAGATACTGATAGGTCTttgctctctccttccctctatCACCCATttacccactctctctctctctctctctctctctctcacacacacacacacacacacacacaaacattgacccccccacacactcacagaccaaacaaacacacacaaacacatgcacagaaagagagagagagagagagagagagtgggtgtatgtgtgttttctataTTGTTGACCGAGGTTAATGATTAAttgtatttgctgttttttcctctgatcaAGTAGGACTTTTTAAAACCTGTCatggggagacagacagaaggagaaagagacaaaaacatgaaGCTCCTAACAATTAGTCTGATCCTTAATCTCCTGCTGCCACAGTCTGGATATTCTGTAAGTCTTTTCattatatttacaatatttctgATTCAACAAATGACAAATATGGCTTCAGACAACTTATTTTGAAGTGTGTTTTGTCTGACttgtaaaatgagagaaaagggtGTAAGGAGCTGAACAGGAAAACTGTTCAACAAATGCAATCTGGACATTAGTATTACTGACAATCTGTCATATCAAACTCTCTTAATATGACAATATATGATCTGTGTGACTCATTCACTTTGCAGTTGATGTATTTCTCTGTTTGGTTATATAATCTTCCAAAATTACTCTATACATTATGaatgacacataaataaaagcaCTTTAATTCTAATTGACTGCATGGGAAAACTTATGATGATTATACTTTTGACATTAGGGAATATTTAGTCACAGGTATCGATACATTTAGCTTTTATCTGCAATTTTTTCTTATGCCTTTTTAGTAGAACCCCTGCAAAAGACACTGTTACCTCTCGCTCTGCGCCTAGATTAAGTGCTACTGATATTTCACAGGTTTCCAGCACAGTTACTGAACCAAGtcccaaacaaaccaaagatCCTAAAGACACCAAATCAGATCCGTACCTGGGCTCCGAGGAGTGTTTAAAACGACGTTACACCCGCCTGTCCTGTGACAAAGTCTTCTGCCCCCCGTGGATGCGCTGCATCGATCAGAAGTGCTCGTGCAAGTTTCCCTACCAGTGCCTAAGAGTaggaaggagtgtgtgtgggagcgaGGGACAAAGCtacttctctctgtgtcaagCTCTGGCCATTTCCTGTCGCATGAAAGAACCCATCTTCTCTCACTTTGGCGATGAATGCAAAGGTACGAAAAACacaggaggtgagagagaaaatgagagaagcaGAGACGATAATGGGCACAGcagaatacagagacagattaatAGACACCTGTGATATTCCATGTGGATTTGAGATATTAGTTGGGTTcataatgactgtgtgtgtttactgtttcagAGGAGGACATGTTTATAACAAGCCTGGTGAAATTTGGAGACCATGATCTGATTAGATTGAAAACGCCGAACGGGACAGCGCTGGTTTGTGGCAGCGGTTGGAATATGGCGGCAGCCAACGTGGTTTGTCGACATttaaaagaggagaagaggtagGAATATTTATCAGTCAAAATCTTTGTAAATACAAAgattttataaatattaaaaagagaatctctcttccttctctgtccctccctttCAGAGGTGCTGCCGTTATATCGAAGGAGAaatttaataaaatacaaatatctGGGGAAGACTTGCCGCCTCACTGCATTTCTGTGCATTGCACTGGCTCTGAGTACACACTGGCTGAGTGCACTCTccaccaaaaacaaataatccaGCCGAACATGAACATAGCCTTGGTGGGCTGCTACCAGGAACCAAAAGgtcctctttttcctccacaAAGGTTCCGCTAATACATTGTTTAAAAGCGGTAACATGGCTAGCGAATGGCACAAAGCATTGGTTATTAATCGATTCTGCATATGAAAATGATATTGATACATTAATGTAATGCTAATTAATCTGCATTTAAAGACTAAAATCCCATTGAGTAATATGTAATGTCGAAAAATAGGCATGAGGTTCAATATATCAGTATTGTGCGAAAAATAGGTactgttgctctctctcactgaagaCCACAGTGAGTGACAGTATTTCTTGACATGACTCTTGTACCACTTAATTATCAGCCTCTTACATTTTGAAAGGAAATGGGGGCTTAAATcccagaagtttttttttaaattatttttaatcttttctcattttacacAATTAAACACATATGTTTATGGCTATTGTTGTTTATCTGCTGTACATTTCTACATCTTATCTCTGTCAGACAATACAAAATGCGAGTTCCCTTGTGTGAATGGGAAATGTATCAGCTTCAAGAAAACCTGTGATGGAGTGGACCACTGTGGAGATAACAGTGACGAGATGTGCTGTAAAGGCAAGGCGTGTTTGCTCTGTCAATAATTCCCTGTCATTTTTACCTCTGTGAAAATATGGCAAACAACAGTCTGACCGCTGTACTCATACATGttcttcctctccattttctgccattttcttctgttttaaaagaatACTGATGTTATTCATCTTGTACTATTCACTGTCTTCATTATGAAAGTAGTCACTCAGATCCAGTAGCATGACGTGACGAAAGCCAGTTAAAATGtacagagataaagacagagatgagGGTTAAATGATCAGGAGCACCAAGCGCCTTTTCCTTCCCAAGCCCTGAGGTGTaatcctcttattaacataaaGGGAATCAAGTCTACACCTACTTTTTCCATTTAGCCAATGCTCTTAGAGTTAGAGTGACCAACAAAAAGGTTCAAACAGTTCTAATTACAGAGTTACTGaatgataaatgaaagaatgaaattaagTCATTCATCTGGATACACTTTGATTCAGGAGTTTTCACACTACTAATTCTAGAATTTCAAAAGAGCAACAGTGTTTAAGGCATCATTTTCCCCTGCCTTCCTCCTCTGAACAGTTTGTGGTGGATTTCAGAGGTTGTTTCAACTATCCAACAGGAATAATTAAGCTTTTCCTAACAGCTCAACATATGGTGTTCAGAGAGGGGTCACCAGTCATTAAATACTTAACAAATATGATTACGTCTTTTACTCTTAACAGCATGCCGCCCTGATGGTTTCCACTGCAAGTCTGGAGTGTGTATTCCAAAGAGTGCTGTTAGAGATGGGATCAGAGATTGCCTGGGAGGGGAGGATGAACTTGAAGGtctgtctgcacacacaaacacacacacacacacacgcaaatgagGTTTTTGTGGCAACTCTGTGGTACAATGACTAATTAAAGGAATCGTTTGGCTTGAGAGAAATCTGGCCTTATTCTTGTTCATTGTTTATTTCTAGACTATTCTTTTAGGATGCTTACACAATTGAATTGACTCAGcaatgtttctgtctctctgtaatcCAGTACTGTAActatttctgtcttttgcccccccaccccccacccccactccccacatagacacagacacacatacagacacacacacagatgaccaGGTATCTTCACCAGATGCACCCGACCGAACTGTACAAAGACAAAGTCACCACAGAAGTTCCCAAGGTCAGGACAGCTCTTCATTACACATCTATGCATATAGATACATCTCTCACTGACCGTAAGAGTAGTATGTTGTCCATCGATTTGATGACGACTGCCGTATAGAATCATGATTTATGTAGTAAAGCACGCCAGCTACATCTGACGTGGCAGACGGTCTGAAGGCATTTGTATTAGCTGGCCTAGccatctcagattttgttgGCTCAGTATCATTTCCATGCTAGGGTGAGCAGCTTTCTCAAGGACGTCAACATTTGGCACTCAGCCTTTCCACGTTATTCTTATGATCTGGCGAAGATGTCTCATCATAAAGACATGCAGCTTTTTCACCTGTCTCTGATATGAGTTCCAGCTCTCAGAACCATGTAGCAGTGTTGACAAGACTGTAGCCCGATACACTTTGCACTTAgcaatgtttctctctttctgtaactCTGTAGTATAACTATTTCTGTCCTTTATGTCCCCCccaccaacactgacacacacacacacacacacacacacacacatgcagatgacCAGGTATCTTCACCAGATGCACCAGACCAAACTGTACAAAGACCAAGTCACCACAAAAGTCCCCAAGGTCAGGACAGCTCTTCATTACACATCTATGCATATAGATATATCTCTCACTGGCCATATCATAAATGTATCAAAAACATATCATACATTTATCAAGAACATCATAATATATTTATCCCAAATATatcataaatatattatttcattCCCACTCAGGTTCTGATATTACCTCGGATCCCAAGACAGGTAAAATTTGAGACATATGATGACAATAAGACATGATGAGATTCACTGTTTTCTGAGGTGTTGAGAGGCTTGGGTTgaatgttggtttttttttttttttcaagaggtGAAATTGATTCGTGACTCAGTGGAGACGCTGTACTGTGGAATACCAAATGCATCCTATGTGTACaagccagaggaggaggagtcccagaggaggaggaggaagagagtcGTGGGAGGTGCCGTGGCTTCACCGGTCAGTTTATCTTCACAAATGTATTACACAATAAAATCTGTACATCAGACTGCACAACCCAGATGCATTATAGACAGCACAACACATTCTACACAATATATACATTATTACGGCAGTGTACCAACATCACCAGCTACACCAAATACAgtaataccacacacaccctctcaagAGTCTCTAGTCACTGCAGCACACAGCACCACAGCAGAGCCACATACAGCTAAAGAACATTTCACATGAAAGATCAGAGTGGTATGAACTGTCTTGACCAGTCCACCTGTATTTATGCAGACTCAAATCCAGTGGCAGGTGGGCATACAGGAGGATGAAAGGATTTACTGTGGGGGAGCATACTTGGGGGGGTGCTGGGTTCTGACAGCGGCCCACTGCGTCAGGTACAGAttgtttcttctttattttgctAGTGCTTTAGTAATAAAAACTAGTGGTAATGAGTGTGTTGTCTTAAATGTTCTTCAGTTAAGTGATGCGGCAATGTCTCATGTTATACTAATAAGATAAACTGTCTACGattattttccatttcagttttcagtgaatgctgtctgtgtgtgtctgtgtgtgtgtttgcatttgtcttcttttctaGGCCTAAACCGGAAGCCTACCACATCAAATTCTCTTTGTGGAAGAAATGGAGTAGACAAGGTACCACAGACACTATCCCAGTGAAAAACGTCATCATCCACCATGACTACAACGCTAAGACCTACCAGAACGACATCGCTCTAATCCAGCTCAAGACGCTGTCCAACAGTGATAAGTGTATGGTGCATAATCCagcagtcagtgcagtgtgtgtaccCTGGTCTCCAATGCAGTTCCAGACCAATGACACCTGCACCATCTCTGGCTGGGGACGCAAGAAAGGTGACCTGTCTGAGGACAATTCCTAGCTACTTCCTATCACAACTTTTCTCTCCATTGccagttatttgtttttcatgtaaaaaaagacaaaggttTGTGTCCATCTTCTCACTCTCCTGCTTCTTTAAAAGGCGGGAGCAGTGCCCAAGCTTTGAACTGGGCCAACGTGACCATAATCGGAGACTGTAAGACGTATTATAAGGATCGATACTTTGATGGGATGGAGTGTGCAGGTTTGTATGTCAATTTAATACATAATGAACAGACATTGTATGTTACTAAACTTGTtggaaaaataaagtaaatggTACGGAACACTCTTAACCTGCTGAATGCTCTGTAGAGTGCTTAGACACTGTGTGATACTTAATCCAAACACCATGTAACCCCTATCTCACTTACTTCTACCAGGTGACCTGGAAGGAAAGGTGGACTCATGCCAGGGGGACTCAGGCGGTCCATTGGTGTGTAAAGATGCCAGtggtgtgtcgtatgtgtgggGAATTGTTAGCTGGGGTGAAAACTGTGGGCAGCCAGGATTCCCAGGTGTGTACACTAAAGTGGCTCATTATTTTGAGTGGATCCGGTTTCACACTGGATGGCCCTTGGTGACCAAGTACAACCAGTGAGAACAAGCAAATTCAGAGACTACAGTCTTTTTGTACTAAATGATGGCTGAACCTGTTTATACTGTTGTAACCTTCATAAGCTGTGCTTACTTTTCATGATTCTCACGGAGATTTGAACCAACCAAAAGCTGCCTTGAATGGCACATAGAACTATGTTGCCCACCCCATGAAATGTTAAGATTATAAAGTTCATTGCAATAAAAGTGGGACTcagactttgttttgtttgtttggatttttgtaAGATCACTGATTTCACAGAGTCACATGTAAGATAAATGACAGATATGTATAAGATACCATTACAGCAGTgattaaaaaatcaaacatcGTCTAAATAAAAACTGCACTCTGTGACATGCTGCATTCACACTTCAGATATAACCTGCACAGATGGATCATAAGGAaagtattcattttcaaaaacagtttatgatatttatatttgacTCCTACTACTACACACCACTAGTATGTGAAAGTAACATTCATCATGTTATGAACATGgtttatttcaaattttaaGCCATGGAGTGCCTGAGTTTGTCGTGAGTTATGGGCAGAGGACACATTCATTGTTGCAACTGTTCCACGGGCAGTTGTAGTTGGATTGGACTCCTCAGTCGTTTCAAGTCATTCTCCACCTGAAAGCATACAGTCAGACTTTTAAAAGCTCAGTTTGTGCAGTACCCATTACTTTAAACAGGCATGTTTACAATCCAACGGTCCAATTTACAATCTTCGTTACCCCTGTTTAACAGACCTGGCGCAATAGGCTATATCTCTTGGGCTTATCTCTTCTCTAAACACCAGTGTCCCCACTCGCCACTACGGTCACTTCTTGTAACAGGACTGTTGCGACAGAGAGTCACAGTCATCCTCCAAATGGTCCTGTTGCAACTGACTTCGGTCACTTCCTGTCAAAACCGTCATGGCCACTCCCAGTAAACACAGCCCTGTTGCAATATGTGACCAGTGTGGTCCCACTGAACACTTCTGAAAAAATATTCTACCTCAGTCAACCCTATGTACTGATCAGAACAAACTACTGTAGGTACCCCTGTGCCAGTGGGAGAATGTACTGCCGTTAGCACACTGCTCTTTCCAAGTTTATCTGAGTTTCAGACAAGTGTCTTTGTTAATTCTGTGGTACTCTGTGTGtcacatatataatatatatacatatatatttagcTATCTAAAATCTTATGTTGGCAGATAAAGAACTAAACAAAGCACTAGTGAAGAAAGGTGGGGCCTTAACTTGTATAGTCTCTGTCTAATGTCCTCTAATGGGTTTAAATCAATAATTCGATGATCATGTGGTTCAAGATTCAAGACCTACTGGCCTAACCCACCTTCAAAGCTGTCTGTGTAAGAGCAGTCATTCTGAACACAGAAAATATCCTACAGTGAAGAAAATCATGCTACAATTTCAGACATGAACAGTGAATTTTTTGCCTGATCATGTAAATTGGGCTGTAGcaatccattttttaaaaaaatgtcattgagaatagttttttttttatgtatagcCACTGAAGGAAACAGGGCAGTAAGGTTGCATTGCCTAAAACAGCACAGATATTGCCTTCTGTTTCATGCAGCAATCTGAATAACATTTAACAGGtcatctgattaaaaaaacaatccaTTTTGACTGATGTAAACTTAGGGTAAGGTAAATAGGCTGAATGATCTTGTAGGGGAGATGTTTTAAGCAGACTTTTCTGACCTTTTGACTCATTGACAAGCAGTCAGTTACTTCCATCATGATTTTCAGAGATAAAAATAACATCAGTTCTTTGTAAGTACCACAGACAACAACATTCTGAAAAACAACTGGTCTATTACACAGCAGCTTTTTGACAAACCACCTTCTTCTTTCCCATATGGTTAgattattttttcactgaacatacagagaaaatgttttcatcatcaTCTATGATTACAGGCATCAGTTTTTAGCTAAACCCATGAAACTTGTTGAGACTGTGAAGTTCTTTGATGATtgtcttcagttttgttttgttttttttgtttttttaccagaaACAACAAATGGCAAAAAACGGTCAAAAAGGTTTATATGTTATCCTCTGAACAAGCACTTTCTTATTTCAGACACGTTCCAAAAGTACACACGTAAAAAGCACAAAAGTACATATGCAAATTTCAAGTCAGTCGAGCAAATGGCTAATCACAGGAGAAACTTAaaaattttgattaaaaaaaatattacatttcatcCTTACATGATGAAAAATCCAATATGGTTAACATTATGAGTGACTTTGGGCAAGTTCGTTTTCTGTGGAAACAGAAACTCACATAAAACAGGGACTCACCTATATAATGTAATGATACTGTAAACTCACATAAAACAGGGACTCACCTATATAATGCAATGAGACTGTAAACTCACATAAAACAGGGACTCACCTATATAATGCAATGAGACTGTAAACTCACATAAAACAGGGACTCACCTATATAATATAATGATACTGTGGGACAGAAGGGGTGGCAAGACTGAACTATCGGGCACATTTCTTTCTGTGTTACTTCACAGCTATAAGAATGACCCATCCCATAATGGTGTTATATGCAATTAGGCATAAACCCCACAGGCCTACAAAGCCCAACAAGAAATAACAACGAGGTTGATTTGAACAGGCTTAAGTGAGAATCTGTCAAATGATCAAAGGTTTCTGTTTTGCAATGACCATTTCAGTCTTCAGACGCAAACCAAGTTGGAAGTTTGTGGGTTTGAACTGAATAGGGCAGTTCCCAAGCACAGACTGATATAATCTGTGAGGCCTTCAGAGGTTGTTTACAgagaatatgaaaaacaaaaatcctctCCAACGTGTTTACCAACCTTATGGGACAGTGCTACATGGGGACAAAGTCAAATTTATAGAACAGTTGGGTGCCCAAAGCAGCAAGAACGGTGACTATAAGCGGCATGTTTCTGGATACGACTTtgctttgattttatttgaatcATTACTTAAGCACAAGAGTTTACAGCTGTTGATGAATTTGGTTCAGTCCATACATTATATCTTTCTTTACAATTTTGCTCTTTGTCAAAGGACTGAGCAATTAAACAGAGCACTTTGCACATAGACACTTCATAAAGTTTACTTAAAGAATTCTGGGGAACCCTGCTACAGCTTACCATTGCCAGTTCGTTCTTTAGCTGATTGTATTTTCCCACGTCAAACTTCTCTATCTCGGCTCTTCTGTAGAAGACCTGAAGAAACTGTCTGTCTTTGGCATCTGGGTAGATGCAGTCCTAAaagtaaagagagagtgtgaatatttttgtcttgttgtttgTGGCCTGCAAAACCGACTGTCATAAGACACTGACATTCTAGTCAATAACATGTGGGACTGTATTCAGGTGAATATAAGACTTGTTGGCTGTGAAACTGATATGTTAATAGCTGTATCTAGATTACACAGACCTATCAGACTCTTACTGTATTTGGTGATAGAGGTCTGTGTATTTGCTTGTGTTGATCCACTGATCCACCATATCAATGCACGGAGACAGAGCTACAGCATCTAAATATGTTATTCTGTGATAACATTTTAAAGTAACTTTGTTAGTATCTCAGATTACTAGCAGGTTTCTTCTTTAATACTAACACACAGCTCCATCTAGTGGGATGAATGTATACTTACAACTCCATCACAGCAGGAGctctttaaaaataacaaaaacaattaatttTGCTTACTTTTGACTATAACTGGGCCGTAATATTGACACCTTTCTCCTTTGTGTGAAGATGTCAGCGATGGCAAAATACTATACCTCAGTTCTCGATCTATTACTAACAAGAAATGCTGTGATTTGAGAATATTTCCTGTAATGACTCTGCCAGTTTACACTCAGTAATTAATCAGTCAAGGAATCTCATTAATCTCGACTAATTAACCAGGAGGACATTCTGTTTCCGATGTGATTAATCAGTAAAGTAATCTGTGCCCGTTTGGTAAAGACGTGATTAACCAGTAAAATGTTCTGTACCTGTTTGGTCAGGATGTAGTAGCTAAAGAAGCACATGCTGGTGGCGTATGTGAGAAAATAGGTGACAGGTTCCATGACGTCccaggaaaacaaacaccatGTCAGCCATCCCAGGACACCCCCTTGCACCGACAGGAACGCCAGGCCCCCATACGCCCACAACATGGCTTTCCTGTCTGCTTTCCGTGCCAGCTGAGCTCTCTTCTACACATGccaaaacacaaagagatttTACAACCTCCTTGTATCATTAAGGGGAACATTTAGTTTTACCAGAATATGGAAACAGACTACGGATAACACATATATTTGGAGCAGTTCGCCGAGAGTTAAGTTATGAGATGACTAACTTGCATATTTAACAgttattatgttttcatttggttgtacatgacatttttaagcaattctgagattttttttttttatattgcagCCAAACAAGATGAATGGCTGAAATGATACACTCTTGTGCAGTAATGTTGTTTGCAATTGCTGGAGATGTGTAGAGAACCCTAGTCATAGTTATTTGGTCTGATCCCC contains:
- the cfi gene encoding complement factor I isoform X1; its protein translation is MGRQTEGERDKNMKLLTISLILNLLLPQSGYSVSSTVTEPSPKQTKDPKDTKSDPYLGSEECLKRRYTRLSCDKVFCPPWMRCIDQKCSCKFPYQCLRVGRSVCGSEGQSYFSLCQALAISCRMKEPIFSHFGDECKEEDMFITSLVKFGDHDLIRLKTPNGTALVCGSGWNMAAANVVCRHLKEEKRGAAVISKEKFNKIQISGEDLPPHCISVHCTGSEYTLAECTLHQKQIIQPNMNIALVGCYQEPKDNTKCEFPCVNGKCISFKKTCDGVDHCGDNSDEMCCKACRPDGFHCKSGVCIPKSAVRDGIRDCLGGEDELEDTDTHTDTHTDDQVSSPDAPDRTVQRQSHHRSSQDDQVSSPDAPDQTVQRPSHHKSPQGSDITSDPKTEVKLIRDSVETLYCGIPNASYVYKPEEEESQRRRRKRVVGGAVASPTQIQWQVGIQEDERIYCGGAYLGGCWVLTAAHCVRPKPEAYHIKFSLWKKWSRQGTTDTIPVKNVIIHHDYNAKTYQNDIALIQLKTLSNSDKCMVHNPAVSAVCVPWSPMQFQTNDTCTISGWGRKKGGSSAQALNWANVTIIGDCKTYYKDRYFDGMECAGDLEGKVDSCQGDSGGPLVCKDASGVSYVWGIVSWGENCGQPGFPGVYTKVAHYFEWIRFHTGWPLVTKYNQ
- the cfi gene encoding complement factor I isoform X2 codes for the protein MGRQTEGERDKNMKLLTISLILNLLLPQSGYSVSSTVTEPSPKQTKDPKDTKSDPYLGSEECLKRRYTRLSCDKVFCPPWMRCIDQKCSCKFPYQCLRVGRSVCGSEGQSYFSLCQALAISCRMKEPIFSHFGDECKEEDMFITSLVKFGDHDLIRLKTPNGTALVCGSGWNMAAANVVCRHLKEEKRGAAVISKEKFNKIQISGEDLPPHCISVHCTGSEYTLAECTLHQKQIIQPNMNIALVGCYQEPKDNTKCEFPCVNGKCISFKKTCDGVDHCGDNSDEMCCKACRPDGFHCKSGVCIPKSAVRDGIRDCLGGEDELEDTHTDTHTDDQVSSPDAPDRTVQRQSHHRSSQDDQVSSPDAPDQTVQRPSHHKSPQGSDITSDPKTEVKLIRDSVETLYCGIPNASYVYKPEEEESQRRRRKRVVGGAVASPTQIQWQVGIQEDERIYCGGAYLGGCWVLTAAHCVRPKPEAYHIKFSLWKKWSRQGTTDTIPVKNVIIHHDYNAKTYQNDIALIQLKTLSNSDKCMVHNPAVSAVCVPWSPMQFQTNDTCTISGWGRKKGGSSAQALNWANVTIIGDCKTYYKDRYFDGMECAGDLEGKVDSCQGDSGGPLVCKDASGVSYVWGIVSWGENCGQPGFPGVYTKVAHYFEWIRFHTGWPLVTKYNQ